The Musa acuminata AAA Group cultivar baxijiao chromosome BXJ1-8, Cavendish_Baxijiao_AAA, whole genome shotgun sequence genomic sequence GGAGGAAGGTAAAATTTTCTTCACCATTTTGCGGATTTTCCTACGGTTTTGCAGATTTCATTGGATTTGTTCCTTGTCTTGGTGTCGTTGTCGGTCATTAGGGTTTTATCGTGATGGCGTCTTGCTCGATATGGGTGATTGTGTTGAATTCTACGCGAAATAGAACGCGGAGGCGGGGACGTTTGCTTCGATGAGGGCAAGATTTTGAGGTATCATCACATTTTGCCTCTAAATTTCCGAGTGTCTGATCTTGACGTAAACGTTCCTTCTCGTCTCTCTGTTGTTGATTTCCTCCCGGTGGCAGTGATTGCTAGTAGCAAGAACAAAACGAAGCCCCAAGAGGTGATTCCTCGCTGGTTCAGCCTGAAACATTACCTAATGCAACCCTAGAAATCTGAACGATTCAGATGCCGAACCAGACCATTCAAAGAATTAGAAAGTAAAATACAAGTCTTACAATGGCCTGACATATAATCGATTATTTAGCTGCCAGGCATCGGAATGCTAATAATCATCACACCGATCCTTTGCAAAACCTAAATCTTTGGTATAGATCCAAACCTGGTTCATGGACTGACCACTCCCGGATATAACCCATTGCTCGAGTGAAAATTCTGATTTCATCCACATAAACCATCGGATAGATTTCAGCTACCTTCATGCCATAGAGACCAATGTCAGGAATCTCTTAGAATGAGATCACAACTCTAATAGTGGCGCCGGTGTAGTGCCCCACGTCATGTAATGGTTTTAGTCTTATTTTGTGTGATCGTATTGCTTTCAGATGATTTATTTTGGTGAATCATTGAGCTATCATTTATTGTTAAAAATCATGGCATATTGTGAATGCCTATTTGACTCATTAAATTAGCATGTATCACCTTCTTTTATGGAGATATCATATTCATGATATTTTCTTATGATTCTATACATCACATGTAGTCATGATCATGAAAAATGAGAACAAAATCTTAAAAAGAATGTATTCTAACTGGATTAATTACATGTGTTGGATGAACTAACACTGCTAATGATATGATATGAGTGCTGCATTTATCCAAGAGAAAACCATTATGGATCCCGTATCTGATTTGGCGACTCTTTCCTTTTACAAGAGTCTGGACATAATCTAACATGCTGAATGAGTATTCGGATAGTTTCTGGAGGTATAGAATCATACTTGGTGTCTTGAAAGGTTTTTACAGAGAGGAGTAGATGTGGCAGAGCCTTCAGGAAAAAAACATGCTTAACATGCTTCTGCATTAGAATCGGATGTTGCATATGCTAATGCCTGGCTAACTCTTCTATGCTTGGAAGGTTTTATGGAACTCTTGGTACATGGCTTCCGTCGGCTTAGATCTTGTTGTAGTTTGTGAAGTTGAGAACATATGCCAGAAATTGATAACGTAATTGCTATCGTAGTTTGCAAGAATACTTGTTTAGATCTCTTACTTATGCTATCGTAGAATGTCATAAAAAATGTAATTGCTAGAACTTGATTTCTTGTGCGTCTAGGGCAAAAAGTGGATCCTGATGTAGTAGACCTCCTTGTGCGTTTCTTTGTGCACATAGTATTAGTGGCAGTATGAGCTACTTCAATTCTTCAGCTTAGTTGCAAGTTGTGTTATGTTTTGCTCGAACTATTTTGTTCTTGCTAATGTCTGTTTACATTTATTAGCTGCACCATTGTTCTTGCTAATGTTTGGATTTCTTttttggattcaaatttattttcctCTTCGGGTTTTGGAACTTGCCCTGTTGCTCAGGTTATGACATTTTTAAAGAGAGTTTCATCTAGAAAAATTGATCTATGATTCTTGGTATCAGTGAAATGTCCTTGAACAAGACACTAGtaaaaagaaaatagctagctAACTTGGCAGTTTTTCTTATTCATAATCTCTTGCTAAAAGATTTCAGTATTAGAATATGACCGATTATTTTGAGAAATCCGTGGGGTGTTCTTCATCCTTTTTCTTGTCTTGGATCTTTATTCTCTTTATATGTTGGGGTTATACGCATGTGTCATGCGATGGTGCCGGACGTCGAGTGTTACGTCTGGAGCGCCACTCGCACATGGACCTGTAGATTACCAGCTGATTTAAAGCAAATAAGTGCGACATTTGAAGCTGTAGGAAAAAGTCAAGCTACAAATATTATAACCTTGGGGAGGAATGTTACTGCGGGGTTAGATGGAGACCCAGCCATCGGTCTCGATAGGTGTAGATGATGGCGATGGTTGTAGGCGTCTTTCAAGAATGACCTCAACTTCAGGATATTACTGGTCAAAAGTTGAGGCTGAATCGAAGTAGGAGACCCTCTGGTTCTGTTCACTCTTCCATGAACTGCAAGGGACTTAATTCTTCAATGTGTGATATTGAAGGTCAAGTCAGAAACTAGTATAGTATAGTATGCCTGACCCATTCCCATGTTGCATTCATTAGTAAGTCCATTCTTGAGGCTTGTTCTTCCACCGAGTGAACGGATTAAATAGATACGGAGGGGGCCTCGGTTACTTGGCCTCTTGGTTGAAGAGCCACGGAGACGCACTTGACGTCGTTCGCGAGAACGATGCCATCTAAGCCGTGCGACCACCTCTTGTGATGTCCGCAACGGGGTCGCGGTTCCGTAGAAGCGTCTAAACATCAGAATCAAACAGAACATGGTAGAACGAACATACTTTTCCTACTCGTTCACGGCTTACACGTGTCGCACGGTGGgttttgtctttttctttcatTATTTCCCCTTGGGGAATGTAGGGAGATAACGATGGTCTTCCGGCTCATCGCTGTCACGAAGGCATATCCTTGCCTTGGTAAGCAAGGAACCCTGTTTTCTTGGAAAGGATCTCTAGAAAATTTTCCTTTTCGCACGGCACCAAACATGACGAACTATATTACTGAGATATTAGACAAAGTGCCATTTAACATTAATATTACTGTTAAATACTATTTTTACTGGGCTAATTTTATCTATGTATTTAAAATTTATGGCATTTAATACGGTTAAATagcaattaaaataaatttaaagaaaTAATAAAACATATTATTGGGAATATGTACAATAATCACAGGCCTCGTCATCTCTTCGGGAAGCCTCTGCAGtgcctcctcctctccttctcgAGGCACCCCGACTCTCATCCGGTCGGTCAAACTCATCAACTTTGACCAGGCGCCTACCCCTTTTTGCTTCTCTTCTGGGAAGCTGCccgtctctctgtctctctctcatgCCCCATCCCGTACGTGTTTGTGCACGCGTGACTCTCGCTCTGTTTATCCATGCATGCGTAACATGCCATTTGCTATTCCCCCACTTGGTTTTCTCCTTGTTACGTCTCTCCTCATCCTCTCCCCGATGTCTTCTTCcacaagcagcagcagcatggaGACCTCAGCCATTCTGCAACCACCAGCCTTCGCCTTCTCCGAACTCCTTGCAGGAGCTGGCGGCGTCGACGGCGATGGCGGCAGGGACTTCCCGGCCTTTGCTGGAGATTCCGTACCCAACTTCAAGTCTGCACCTCCTCCTTCGCTGGCCATCTCCCGTCCTCCCTTTTCGCCTTCGTCTTGTTTCGCTATCCCGGCCGGCCTCAGCCCTGCTTTGCTCTTGGACTCTCCGGTGCTATTCTCCTCATCCAACGTAAGAATCAGTAATTCGAGTCTTTGGCACGGTCCAACCAATCCACTTCACTTTTATCTGTAGTCGTGCACCTCTTCCAACAAGTTCTTCTGATTTCTTTCGTTGCTGTTGTTTATCTGCCGCCCGGTAGCTCGAGTAATACTATATTTTATGTTGTTCTTTCAATTGATTTGTTTATCTGCCTCTTTTGTTCATCATCTGTAAGAGGTTGAAAAACAAATGGCCATCTACTTATTCcttgttttttttcctttcttgttAGCTGTACTAATTCATTTAGTAAGATGTAGGCTCCATACTCGGTACATGCAAATCTTGTCCCTGCAACTCATATGTTATCGAACAGATATTGCCATCTCCAACTACtgggactttacaagctctgaatcggGGAATCTCCTCTGCTGATCATCGACAAGGGAACAAAGATGAAACCATTGCCTGCTCCGACATCCCATACCAAACCAACACAGAACCCCAAAACTTTGAGACAGCATCATTTCAGACTTGTGGGTCTGCAATCGCTGTGGTACTTAATGTTCCCGAGAATTAATTTCCTGATCTAAGTTAAATTCTATACATGGATTTAAGCTAATGCCGTTTGGATTATGTTTGATTCAGGAAGGCGCCTTCAAAACCCACAGACGGTGCAATTATCATCACGAGACCAGCAACAGCATCAAAGTCGAAGCTGTAGCTCCAACTTTTCAGTCCGAGTTGCGAGCCCACCAGGGCCAAACCGATCACGATCGATCCAGTCAAGCTCCTTCGACCCTCGAAGAACAGAGGAAGTTCGATGATGGATGCCATTGGAGAAAGTACGGTGAGAAACAGGTCAAAGGAAGCGATAACCCACGGAGCTATTACAAGTGCACGTACCCGAGTTGTCCGAGAAAGAAGCAGGTGGAGAGGTCCTCGGACGGACAGATCACCGAGATCGTTTACAAGGGTACTCATAGCCACTCAAAGCCACAGTCCACCACAAGGCATTCGGCCGCCGTTCAAGCGATTCAGGATGCTGCACCTCCCGAAGCTTCTTTCGGCGGGCCGGATAATTCATCGGCGTCTTTTGGTGATAGTAGCATCGATTTGAGCTCTCGGAGGAGCAATCGGGGAGGTGAAGCCTTGGACGAAACCGAACCAGATGCCAAGCGAGGGTATGCATGTGTTGTATCCGATCGTTTCCTGTCGAGTAATCATGATAATGAACCGTATGACTGGCTAATCTTTCAGGAAGACAGAAGGTGACCATGAAGAGCTATCAGCTCCTGGAAATAGGGTTACGAGGGAGCCGAGAGTGGTTGTGCAGACACAGAGCGATGTCGATATCCTCGACGACGGGTACCGTTGGAGAAAGTATGGGCAGAAGGTGGTGAAGGGTAATCCAAACCCGAGGTGAGCTGCTATTACGCTTTCACCCATCGTCCAACATCGAGCTTCCCTTCCATGACTCTCTGTGTTTCGACCCACAGGAGTTATTACAAATGCACTACCATGGGCTGCCCCGTAAGGAAACATGTGGAGAGAGCATCGCAAGATCCCAGTTCAGTGATCACGACGTATGAAGGCAAGCACAACCATGTTGTTCCTGCAGCCAGAGGAAGCGGGGCGCACTTACAGAGCAGGCCTCAGCCGGAGGATTATGGCACCGCCACAGCAGTGCGTCCATCGTTCATGGCCGGTCACGCCAGTCAAATTGCTGCATACGATGCCTTTGGTGCCTCGGGGGTTTACGTCTCAGGTTATCGGAGCTCGGTGAGCTCGTACACCtgtcaacagcagcagcaacagcaaatGGGGAGGAAGTTTTAGGCAGCGGAGCTTGTGTGTTCCTCCAGGTTTGGTTGTAAGCTACCGGTGATACTGAAGCTTAAGTTCCGGTCTCGTGCGTGTGTTTCAGGACTGCTTGCACGGCGGAGTGAGCTGCGACGCGTTTCTCCGGTCGATCGACGTTTTCTCACCGGGGAAACGCGAACGAGGGCGGCGCCGGGGCCCGCGACCGGTCCCGCTTCCTGGGCCCACCGCGTAAACGGGTCCC encodes the following:
- the LOC135680535 gene encoding WRKY transcription factor WRKY24-like isoform X2, whose protein sequence is METSAILQPPAFAFSELLAGAGGVDGDGGRDFPAFAGDSVPNFKSAPPPSLAISRPPFSPSSCFAIPAGLSPALLLDSPVLFSSSNILPSPTTGTLQALNRGISSADHRQGNKDETIACSDIPYQTNTEPQNFETASFQTCGSAIAVEGAFKTHRRCNYHHETSNSIKVEAVAPTFQSELRAHQGQTDHDRSSQAPSTLEEQRKFDDGCHWRKYGEKQVKGSDNPRSYYKCTYPSCPRKKQVERSSDGQITEIVYKGTHSHSKPQSTTRHSAAVQAIQDAAPPEASFGGPDNSSASFGDSSIDLSSRRSNRGGEALDETEPDAKRGKTEGDHEELSAPGNRVTREPRVVVQTQSDVDILDDGYRWRKYGQKVVKGNPNPRSYYKCTTMGCPVRKHVERASQDPSSVITTYEGKHNHVVPAARGSGAHLQSRPQPEDYGTATAVRPSFMAGHASQIAAYDAFGASGVYVSGYRSSVSSYTCQQQQQQQMGRKF